From Spirosoma agri, one genomic window encodes:
- a CDS encoding RNA polymerase sigma factor: MLTKTEIGESTTQQQSAITIDAFEELYTRYVGKVYKKCFSMTKDDKTAEDYTQDIFLKVFDKMESFQNRSTFSTWLYAISHNYCLDQLRIGKRFSTESLSGELINSLSEQDSLVLQEHRLLELEQLLNNLPDQEAYFLRLRYEEGLSIKEIARVHHLTESSVKMRLKRTRDKLYKRFAKPDPVLW, encoded by the coding sequence ATGTTAACGAAAACGGAAATTGGAGAATCAACTACGCAACAGCAATCTGCAATTACGATTGATGCTTTTGAGGAACTCTACACTCGGTATGTAGGGAAAGTGTATAAAAAATGTTTTTCGATGACCAAAGACGACAAAACGGCTGAGGACTATACGCAGGATATTTTTCTGAAAGTCTTTGACAAGATGGAGTCGTTCCAGAATCGGTCTACCTTTTCTACGTGGCTCTACGCGATTTCGCATAACTACTGTCTGGATCAGCTTCGGATCGGTAAGCGATTCAGTACGGAATCTTTATCGGGTGAACTGATCAACTCATTATCGGAACAGGATTCCCTTGTGCTGCAGGAACACCGTTTACTAGAACTGGAGCAGCTGTTGAATAACCTGCCTGATCAGGAAGCTTATTTTCTGCGACTCCGATACGAGGAAGGTCTATCCATCAAAGAGATTGCACGCGTACACCATCTCACCGAAAGCTCCGTAAAAATGCGGCTGAAACGCACGCGTGATAAGCTGTACAAACGGTTTGCCAAACCTGATCCGGTTTTATGGTAG
- a CDS encoding ThuA domain-containing protein: protein MKNFRLPSRALLLAGVLAASVPGFAQTTAKRNTATKPATVSAQAPVALNRVLVFSKTKGYRHASIPAGKKAIMKLGQENGFAVDTTEDASKFTEANLKKYSAVIWLSTTGNVLDESQQAAFERYIQAGGGFMGIHAAADTEYDWPWYNQLVGAYFLNHPKQQNAEIEIVDKNHPATKMLPDRWKRWDEWYSYKSIVPELKVLGKLDEKTYEGGKNGDNHPFIWHRDFDGGKSFYTGGGHTDESYTDDLFLQHILGGLKSVMATSLKFSQAKTQPYPEENRFERQVLTANLDEPTELAVLDNGKVLFAERKGALKLWDPKKNTVKVVANFPVFTKFEYGLMGLNIDPNFKQNKWVYAYYSPVTGNSVADTAQHLSRFVYDDVKDTLLLNTEKVLLTIPVKRDGCCHTGGSIAWDRKGNLYLSAGDDTNPFNSDGFAPIDERKNRGGWDARLTSSNTNDLRGKIMRIHPEADGTYTIPEGNLFPKGNPKARPEIYVMGNRNPYRISVDQRTGFLYWGEVGPDAGNNSEKYGPRGHDEINQARKAGYFGWPLFVADNRPYHARSFADSTTGPLFDPQKPINDSPHNTGLTELPPAQKAFIYYPYAESPEFGDIVGKGGRNAMGGPVYYFDDYAESSVKFPRAYDGKFFAYDWMRDWIHPVTMKENGDFVQMETFMPNTKFSHVIDMQFANDGSLYTLEYGQQWFAANSDARLSRITYNAGNRKPVAMASANKMVGSAPLTVKFDSKGSMDYDNDALKYEWTFGNGMPKQTTANPSVTFTKPGLYTATLKVTDVAGNSATKSMDVKVGNDEPKVEVAVAGNKTFYFPNKPVKYAVKVMDKEDGTLQKGISPDDVTMTIDYLEGFDKTMLAQGHQANTGFATGKRLIELSDCKACHSVDKKSIGPAYIDVAKKYKGGFQVEGKLARKVISGGGGVWGEQAMSAHPQLKESEATDMVRYILSLANEKPVNRQPLAGDYVPAQQKKDGSYVLTASYTDRGNGNIGPITGSTSMALRSPLVKAVSADVKQNIFEYDIPTMGPAAIGMQSGSFLAFNDIDLSGIQGLTPTVFASNDQVVGGKLEARLDSPTGTLLGETNVKFGTNGPVSIPFKQPVQGVHKLYLIFVNPEAKQKPLFAIDKVQFSTQGM, encoded by the coding sequence ATGAAAAACTTCCGGCTCCCCTCCCGCGCACTGCTGCTGGCGGGCGTGCTGGCTGCTTCTGTGCCCGGTTTTGCCCAGACAACAGCCAAGCGCAACACAGCCACCAAACCAGCCACCGTTTCGGCGCAGGCACCCGTTGCACTGAACCGCGTACTGGTTTTTTCGAAAACAAAAGGCTACCGACACGCATCGATCCCGGCGGGTAAGAAAGCCATCATGAAACTTGGTCAGGAAAACGGGTTTGCCGTTGACACGACCGAGGACGCCAGCAAGTTTACCGAAGCGAACCTGAAAAAATACAGTGCTGTCATCTGGCTCAGCACCACGGGAAACGTGCTTGACGAGTCGCAACAGGCAGCTTTTGAGCGATACATTCAGGCCGGTGGTGGCTTCATGGGCATTCACGCGGCTGCCGATACCGAATACGACTGGCCGTGGTACAATCAGCTGGTGGGTGCTTACTTCCTGAATCACCCCAAACAGCAAAACGCCGAAATCGAGATTGTCGACAAGAATCACCCGGCAACCAAAATGCTGCCCGACCGCTGGAAACGGTGGGACGAGTGGTACAGCTACAAGAGCATTGTTCCAGAGCTGAAAGTACTGGGTAAGCTCGATGAGAAAACCTACGAAGGAGGCAAAAACGGCGACAATCATCCGTTCATCTGGCACCGCGATTTCGACGGCGGCAAATCGTTCTACACGGGCGGTGGCCACACCGATGAGTCGTATACCGACGATCTGTTTTTGCAGCACATCTTGGGCGGCCTCAAATCAGTGATGGCGACCAGTCTAAAATTCAGTCAGGCCAAGACCCAGCCGTATCCCGAAGAAAACCGCTTTGAACGGCAGGTGTTGACCGCCAATCTCGACGAACCAACCGAACTGGCTGTGCTTGACAATGGCAAAGTGCTGTTTGCCGAACGGAAAGGCGCATTGAAACTGTGGGACCCGAAGAAGAACACCGTTAAGGTCGTTGCGAACTTCCCGGTATTTACCAAGTTTGAATACGGCCTGATGGGTTTGAACATCGATCCGAACTTCAAACAGAACAAATGGGTATACGCCTACTATTCGCCGGTAACGGGCAATTCCGTTGCCGACACAGCCCAGCACCTTTCCCGTTTCGTGTATGACGATGTGAAGGATACGCTGCTGCTCAACACCGAGAAAGTGCTGTTGACCATTCCGGTGAAACGCGATGGTTGCTGCCATACAGGCGGTTCGATTGCGTGGGATCGCAAAGGCAACCTGTATTTGTCGGCGGGTGACGATACGAATCCGTTCAACTCCGATGGTTTTGCGCCGATTGACGAGCGCAAAAACCGTGGCGGTTGGGATGCCCGTTTGACATCGAGCAACACGAACGATCTGCGGGGAAAAATTATGCGTATTCACCCCGAAGCAGACGGAACGTACACGATTCCCGAAGGAAACCTGTTCCCAAAAGGCAACCCGAAAGCGCGTCCTGAAATTTACGTGATGGGCAACCGTAACCCCTACCGGATTTCGGTCGATCAGCGGACAGGATTCCTGTACTGGGGTGAAGTTGGTCCGGACGCGGGTAACAACAGCGAGAAATACGGTCCGCGCGGCCACGACGAAATCAATCAGGCACGGAAGGCAGGCTATTTCGGCTGGCCTTTGTTCGTAGCCGATAACCGTCCGTACCACGCTCGTTCGTTTGCCGACAGCACAACGGGGCCACTTTTTGATCCACAGAAGCCCATTAACGATTCGCCCCACAACACGGGTCTGACCGAATTACCACCCGCGCAAAAAGCGTTTATCTACTACCCCTACGCCGAGTCACCGGAGTTTGGTGACATTGTTGGCAAAGGTGGCCGTAATGCGATGGGCGGTCCCGTCTACTACTTCGACGACTATGCGGAATCATCCGTTAAGTTTCCCCGCGCCTACGATGGCAAATTCTTCGCCTACGACTGGATGCGCGACTGGATTCACCCGGTTACGATGAAGGAGAACGGCGATTTCGTGCAGATGGAAACGTTCATGCCCAACACGAAATTCTCGCACGTGATCGATATGCAGTTTGCCAACGATGGGTCGCTCTACACGCTCGAGTACGGTCAGCAGTGGTTTGCCGCCAACTCAGACGCCCGCCTGTCGCGCATCACGTATAATGCAGGTAATCGTAAACCCGTTGCCATGGCCAGCGCGAACAAGATGGTCGGTTCGGCCCCGTTGACGGTCAAATTCGATTCGAAGGGCTCGATGGATTACGACAACGACGCGCTTAAATACGAGTGGACGTTTGGTAACGGTATGCCAAAACAAACGACCGCCAATCCGAGCGTTACCTTCACCAAGCCGGGCCTTTATACGGCTACGCTGAAAGTGACGGATGTTGCCGGAAATTCGGCGACAAAATCGATGGACGTTAAAGTTGGGAACGATGAGCCAAAAGTTGAGGTGGCCGTTGCTGGTAACAAAACGTTCTACTTCCCCAACAAACCCGTTAAATACGCGGTGAAGGTTATGGATAAGGAAGATGGCACGTTACAGAAAGGCATCAGCCCCGATGACGTAACCATGACCATCGACTACCTCGAAGGGTTTGACAAAACGATGCTGGCGCAGGGACACCAGGCCAATACTGGTTTTGCGACCGGCAAGCGTCTGATCGAACTGAGCGACTGCAAAGCCTGCCATTCGGTCGATAAGAAGTCAATCGGACCTGCGTATATCGATGTGGCGAAAAAGTACAAAGGTGGTTTTCAGGTCGAGGGTAAACTGGCCCGGAAGGTCATCAGCGGTGGTGGTGGCGTCTGGGGCGAACAGGCGATGAGCGCCCACCCGCAACTGAAAGAAAGCGAAGCAACCGATATGGTTCGTTATATTCTGTCGCTGGCCAACGAGAAACCCGTAAACCGGCAACCGCTGGCGGGCGATTACGTACCGGCCCAGCAGAAAAAAGACGGCTCGTATGTCTTGACCGCCAGCTACACCGACCGGGGCAACGGCAACATTGGACCCATCACAGGTTCGACTTCGATGGCCTTGCGTTCACCACTCGTTAAGGCTGTTTCTGCCGACGTGAAACAGAATATTTTCGAGTATGACATCCCAACAATGGGACCAGCCGCTATCGGTATGCAATCGGGTAGTTTTCTGGCCTTCAACGACATCGATCTATCCGGAATTCAGGGTCTTACGCCAACCGTTTTTGCCTCGAACGATCAGGTGGTCGGTGGCAAGCTGGAAGCCCGGCTTGACTCGCCCACAGGCACGCTTCTGGGCGAAACAAATGTCAAGTTCGGCACAAACGGTCCGGTTAGTATTCCCTTCAAGCAGCCGGTTCAGGGTGTGCATAAATTATACCTCATTTTCGTAAATCCTGAGGCTAAACAGAAGCCCCTATTTGCGATCGACAAGGTGCAGTTTTCTACGCAGGGCATGTAA
- a CDS encoding META domain-containing protein: MRLILFSILLLFSACRRPSKQLQAMLTPADQPEIADYTANLKAGDDLMAVGNDPAWSLVVNPSKGTLRFKSMTGDSLSAVSPERQPDSDGSFRLDIVVGSERFNALFTPDSCVNKLSRQRFDYRVEVNFRNKTYVGCGVSLRQVALLQDIWVLTDLQGQPITTSGQNTDVPRLEISLTEGRVTGTTGCNRLSGTVQADSRLIRFGPLITTRMACADPVNTTEANFLNLLSQPLAYRVGDGKLIFRQKGKSVAVFKKVD, encoded by the coding sequence ATGCGACTCATTTTATTTAGCATTCTGCTTCTTTTCTCAGCCTGCCGACGCCCATCGAAGCAGTTGCAGGCGATGCTCACGCCTGCCGACCAACCCGAGATTGCGGACTACACGGCCAACCTGAAAGCGGGTGATGATCTGATGGCGGTGGGTAATGATCCGGCGTGGTCGCTGGTCGTCAATCCGTCGAAGGGAACACTGCGGTTCAAATCGATGACCGGCGATAGTCTCAGTGCGGTCAGTCCCGAGCGCCAACCGGATTCCGATGGTTCGTTCCGTCTCGACATTGTGGTGGGGTCAGAGCGTTTCAACGCCCTGTTTACCCCCGACAGTTGCGTGAACAAATTGTCCCGGCAGCGCTTCGATTACCGCGTTGAAGTCAACTTTCGCAACAAAACGTATGTAGGGTGTGGCGTATCACTCCGCCAGGTCGCTTTGTTACAGGACATCTGGGTGCTCACTGACTTACAGGGCCAACCCATCACAACCAGCGGTCAGAACACCGACGTGCCCCGGCTGGAAATTTCGCTCACCGAAGGGCGCGTGACAGGTACAACGGGTTGCAATCGGTTGAGTGGAACGGTCCAGGCTGACAGCCGGCTAATCCGGTTTGGCCCACTCATTACCACCAGAATGGCGTGCGCCGATCCGGTCAATACGACGGAAGCCAACTTCCTGAATCTACTGTCACAACCGCTGGCTTATCGGGTCGGCGATGGGAAGCTGATTTTCCGACAGAAAGGCAAATCAGTCGCCGTCTTTAAAAAAGTAGATTAA
- the accC gene encoding acetyl-CoA carboxylase biotin carboxylase subunit, with protein sequence MPEIRKILVANRGEIALRIMRTAREMGIKTVAIYSEADRNALHVRYADEAVCVGPAPSSESYLKADAIIEVCRQLHVDAIHPGYGFLSENANFSRMIREAGLIFIGPSPESIEVMGSKLAAKAAVAHYNIPMVPGTPSAIDGSVQGRDEAKAISATIGYPILIKASAGGGGKGMRVVDSEADFDEQMDRAVSEALSAFGDGSVFIEKYVTSPRHVEIQVLGDQHGTIIHLFERECSVQRRHQKVVEEAPSAILTPEIREAMGKAAVDVARACGYYGAGTVEFIVNDNLDFYFLEMNTRLQVEHPVTELITGVDLVKQMIYIAEGKPLAIRQDELQIKGHAVEVRVYAEDPANNFLPDVGTLDTYVRPQGNGVRVDDGFEQGMAIPIYYDPMIAKLITYGDTRDEAIQKMIRAIDEYQISGVQTTLSFGRFVMEHEAFRSGQFDTGFVSKYFSPEKLTPALDATETELAVVLAAYLLESGKTNPTQPVTTGTAVIKKSQWKANRLG encoded by the coding sequence ATGCCTGAAATCCGTAAAATCCTAGTCGCCAACCGGGGCGAAATTGCTCTGCGAATCATGCGCACGGCCCGCGAAATGGGCATTAAAACGGTAGCCATCTATTCAGAGGCCGACAGGAATGCCCTGCACGTGCGCTATGCCGACGAGGCCGTCTGCGTTGGTCCCGCCCCTTCTTCGGAGTCGTATCTGAAAGCAGACGCAATCATTGAGGTATGTCGGCAACTGCATGTCGACGCGATTCACCCCGGCTACGGATTTCTCTCCGAAAATGCGAATTTTTCCCGAATGATCCGCGAGGCAGGCCTAATTTTTATTGGTCCTTCGCCGGAAAGCATTGAGGTCATGGGCAGTAAGCTGGCGGCCAAAGCGGCTGTTGCACACTACAATATTCCAATGGTTCCGGGAACGCCCTCCGCCATCGATGGGTCCGTCCAAGGACGCGACGAAGCGAAAGCGATCTCCGCAACCATTGGCTATCCAATCCTCATCAAAGCCAGCGCGGGCGGGGGTGGTAAAGGCATGCGCGTGGTCGACAGTGAAGCCGATTTTGATGAACAGATGGACCGGGCGGTGAGTGAAGCCCTGTCGGCGTTTGGCGACGGGTCGGTCTTTATCGAGAAGTACGTAACCTCGCCCCGACACGTCGAAATTCAGGTACTGGGCGATCAACACGGCACCATCATTCACTTATTCGAACGTGAGTGTTCGGTTCAGCGTCGTCACCAGAAGGTCGTGGAAGAAGCCCCATCGGCCATTCTGACGCCTGAAATTCGCGAAGCAATGGGGAAGGCGGCTGTCGATGTGGCCCGCGCCTGTGGCTACTACGGAGCCGGAACGGTCGAATTTATCGTCAACGATAATCTCGATTTCTACTTTCTGGAAATGAACACGCGGCTTCAGGTCGAGCATCCCGTCACGGAACTCATCACGGGTGTCGATCTGGTGAAGCAGATGATTTACATCGCCGAAGGCAAACCGCTGGCGATTCGTCAGGATGAGTTACAGATCAAAGGTCACGCGGTGGAGGTGCGCGTCTATGCCGAAGATCCGGCGAACAATTTTCTACCCGACGTGGGCACGCTCGACACGTACGTACGACCGCAGGGCAATGGCGTTCGGGTAGACGACGGTTTCGAGCAGGGCATGGCGATCCCGATTTATTACGATCCGATGATTGCCAAACTAATCACCTACGGCGACACGCGCGACGAAGCCATTCAAAAGATGATCCGGGCCATCGACGAATACCAGATTTCGGGTGTTCAGACGACCCTGTCGTTCGGGCGGTTTGTGATGGAGCACGAAGCGTTTCGGTCCGGTCAGTTCGACACGGGTTTTGTGAGCAAGTATTTTTCTCCGGAGAAACTAACACCGGCACTGGACGCGACGGAAACCGAGCTGGCGGTCGTTCTGGCGGCTTATCTGCTCGAAAGCGGGAAAACCAACCCAACCCAGCCAGTCACGACCGGAACGGCGGTTATAAAGAAAAGCCAGTGGAAAGCGAATCGATTAGGGTAA
- a CDS encoding aminotransferase class I/II-fold pyridoxal phosphate-dependent enzyme, with protein MDLFEKLRTNLGPIGSPSREFNGHHYFAFPKLEGELGPHMRFQGKDILNWSLNNYLGLANHPEVRKADADATEQWGLAYPMGARMMSGNSDLHEQFEKELAQFVGKEDSFLLNYGYQGVMSAIEAVVDHRDVIVYDAECHACLIDGIRLHKAKLGEYYKFNHNDMASLEKNLQRATKKAAEKGGSILVITEGVFGMSGKVGSLDKIVALKESYNFRLLVDDAHGFGTMGETGAGVGEMLNCQDGIDLYFSTFAKSMAAIGAFIAGDHDIIMYLKYNMRSQTYAKALPMPYVVGGLKRLDMIRNSSEFREKLWTNVRALQSGLRERGFNIGDTQSPVTPVLLQNMKGGIPEITALIRDLRENHGIFCSIVVYPVVPKEIIMLRIIPTAAHTLDDVQYTLEAFSAVAEKLASGFYRQNQDGIDPKTLEVSAEAATE; from the coding sequence GTGGATTTATTTGAGAAACTGCGCACCAATCTAGGCCCAATCGGCTCGCCATCCCGCGAGTTTAACGGCCACCATTATTTCGCGTTCCCAAAACTTGAAGGCGAACTTGGTCCTCATATGCGCTTCCAGGGTAAGGATATCCTCAACTGGAGCCTGAACAACTACCTGGGTCTGGCCAACCACCCCGAGGTTCGAAAGGCCGACGCAGACGCAACCGAGCAATGGGGATTGGCTTATCCGATGGGTGCCCGGATGATGTCAGGTAACAGCGACCTCCACGAACAGTTTGAGAAAGAGTTGGCTCAATTCGTTGGTAAAGAAGACTCGTTCCTCCTTAATTACGGGTATCAGGGTGTGATGTCGGCCATCGAAGCCGTTGTCGATCACCGCGACGTAATCGTCTACGATGCTGAATGTCATGCCTGTCTGATTGATGGTATCCGGCTCCATAAAGCAAAACTGGGCGAATACTACAAGTTTAATCACAACGACATGGCCAGCCTGGAGAAAAACCTCCAGCGGGCGACCAAAAAAGCGGCTGAAAAAGGCGGCAGCATTCTGGTCATTACCGAAGGCGTATTTGGTATGTCGGGTAAAGTGGGTAGCCTGGATAAGATCGTTGCGCTAAAAGAATCATATAATTTCCGGTTACTGGTCGACGACGCACACGGGTTTGGTACTATGGGTGAAACCGGTGCCGGCGTTGGTGAGATGCTCAATTGCCAGGATGGTATAGACCTTTACTTTTCGACGTTTGCCAAATCGATGGCGGCCATTGGGGCATTTATTGCCGGTGACCACGACATCATCATGTACCTCAAGTACAACATGCGGTCGCAGACGTACGCCAAAGCGTTGCCAATGCCTTACGTAGTTGGTGGCCTGAAGCGGCTCGACATGATCCGGAACTCGTCGGAATTCCGCGAGAAGTTGTGGACCAATGTGCGGGCCTTGCAAAGCGGATTGCGCGAGCGTGGCTTCAATATTGGTGATACGCAATCGCCAGTAACGCCTGTGCTGTTGCAGAACATGAAAGGTGGTATTCCGGAGATCACGGCTCTGATTCGTGACCTGCGCGAGAATCACGGTATCTTCTGCTCGATTGTCGTGTATCCGGTTGTGCCGAAAGAAATCATCATGCTGCGGATCATCCCGACGGCCGCTCATACGCTCGACGATGTACAGTACACGCTCGAAGCGTTCTCGGCGGTAGCGGAAAAGCTGGCAAGTGGCTTTTATCGCCAAAATCAGGATGGAATAGACCCAAAAACGCTCGAAGTATCGGCCGAAGCAGCCACTGAGTAG
- a CDS encoding histone H1, producing the protein MARFDEVKDLVMSLEGDFEKFYEKNNQAAGTRVRKGMQDLKTLAQAIRSEVQDTKNKAENA; encoded by the coding sequence ATGGCTCGCTTCGACGAAGTAAAGGATTTGGTTATGTCGCTGGAAGGTGACTTCGAGAAGTTCTACGAGAAGAATAACCAGGCTGCCGGTACCCGTGTTCGTAAAGGAATGCAGGACTTGAAGACGCTGGCGCAAGCCATTCGCTCGGAAGTTCAGGATACCAAAAATAAAGCAGAGAACGCTTAA
- a CDS encoding MaoC family dehydratase — MIPEFGLNAVHQYAFRFSQADVVDFARVTGDNNPLHLDADFAATTPFKRPIIHGMLGASIFTKVLGTEFPGYGSVYLSQTLEFLRPMFVDTDYEATFTVQSIDPAKHTAQILGEIRDVQTKKVTTRGIATLMHREKIR; from the coding sequence ATGATTCCCGAATTTGGCCTGAACGCCGTTCATCAGTATGCCTTCCGGTTTTCGCAGGCCGATGTAGTTGACTTTGCCCGCGTCACGGGCGATAACAATCCGCTTCACCTCGACGCTGACTTTGCCGCGACGACGCCTTTCAAACGACCCATTATTCATGGTATGCTCGGAGCCAGTATTTTCACCAAGGTGCTCGGAACCGAGTTTCCGGGCTATGGGTCCGTCTACCTGAGCCAGACACTCGAGTTTCTGCGCCCGATGTTCGTCGATACGGATTACGAAGCCACGTTTACGGTGCAGTCGATTGACCCGGCCAAACATACGGCACAAATTTTGGGCGAGATTCGCGATGTTCAGACCAAAAAAGTCACGACGCGCGGAATCGCGACACTCATGCACCGGGAGAAAATTAGGTAG
- a CDS encoding acyltransferase family protein, with translation MNRYIIPYLSGVILPFFSRTFAVLMLKNLFSLGTSQMKRVFGLDVMRAIAILVVVDAHARVALGDYYSGAFWHQLIPDGVELFFVLSGFLIGGILIRSYEKKGRFDGSLLLNFWTRRWFRTLPNYYLVLCGLIALSLLRAWRSGLHHTLPAKGVLIKYFFFVQNFASFIPDFFPETWSLAIEEWSYITLPLLLWLMHMLLPARWPRQRIVLATVLFIIIGTNLYRLITALQYPISAGELGYRGIVLARLDAISYGVLAAYAKQYFPTQWTDPKLRQRLLIIGVIVTVLAAFSASIYILRFYVVSGVYPAYVFYKRTVYFPFIGLSMALVMPYMDGWKAATGVWARFGIARAITHISLISYSMYLLNLTPIMITVIEHFPTTSLAVGWTKVAIFWVLVVLLSTLLFKYFEKPVTELRDKVSKKEPTLLTERKGERVPE, from the coding sequence ATGAACCGCTACATCATTCCGTATTTATCGGGCGTAATTCTCCCATTTTTCTCCCGTACCTTCGCGGTACTTATGCTTAAAAACCTGTTTTCGCTCGGCACGTCGCAGATGAAGCGCGTGTTTGGGTTAGACGTAATGCGGGCCATCGCAATTCTGGTCGTGGTCGATGCCCATGCCCGAGTGGCGCTGGGTGACTACTACAGTGGCGCGTTCTGGCACCAGCTCATTCCCGATGGGGTTGAGCTGTTCTTTGTATTGAGCGGCTTTCTGATCGGCGGTATTCTGATTCGGTCGTACGAAAAAAAAGGACGTTTTGATGGAAGTCTGCTGCTCAATTTCTGGACGCGCCGTTGGTTTCGCACCTTACCCAACTACTACCTGGTTCTTTGCGGACTGATCGCCCTGTCGCTGTTACGCGCCTGGCGGAGTGGGCTGCACCATACCCTGCCGGCCAAAGGTGTACTGATCAAATACTTCTTCTTTGTCCAGAACTTCGCCAGTTTCATCCCCGATTTTTTTCCGGAGACATGGAGTCTGGCCATCGAAGAATGGTCCTACATCACCCTGCCGCTGCTGTTGTGGCTTATGCACATGCTGTTGCCCGCCCGTTGGCCGCGCCAGCGAATTGTATTGGCAACGGTTCTCTTTATAATTATTGGTACCAATCTCTACCGGTTGATCACGGCATTGCAATACCCGATCTCGGCGGGCGAGCTGGGCTATCGCGGCATTGTGTTGGCCCGATTAGACGCCATTTCGTACGGTGTACTGGCGGCCTACGCCAAGCAGTATTTCCCGACTCAGTGGACTGACCCGAAACTCCGGCAGCGGTTGCTGATTATCGGCGTTATCGTAACGGTATTAGCAGCTTTCTCGGCCTCAATCTACATTTTGCGGTTCTATGTCGTGTCGGGTGTATATCCCGCTTACGTGTTCTACAAGCGAACCGTTTATTTTCCGTTCATTGGGCTGAGCATGGCCTTGGTTATGCCTTATATGGATGGATGGAAGGCAGCCACCGGAGTATGGGCTCGTTTCGGCATTGCGCGGGCCATTACGCACATCAGTCTGATCTCGTATTCGATGTATCTGCTCAACCTGACGCCCATTATGATTACTGTCATCGAGCACTTTCCAACGACATCACTGGCCGTTGGCTGGACAAAAGTGGCCATTTTCTGGGTACTGGTAGTGTTATTATCGACCCTGCTGTTCAAGTATTTTGAAAAGCCCGTCACCGAACTTCGGGATAAGGTATCGAAGAAAGAGCCTACGCTGCTGACGGAGCGAAAAGGTGAACGGGTGCCGGAGTGA
- a CDS encoding YybH family protein, which yields MKQLFFFSFLILLSIPVFSQQATDRRAILLILKRQTEDWNAGRIDRFMSPYWTSDSLTFVSKAGVTYGYAATLSNYKKRYPTRDSMGTLKFVILQMDFPSPNVAYVIGQWQLNRPKIGDKGGHFTLLWRKVKKRWIIVSDHTS from the coding sequence ATGAAACAACTCTTCTTTTTCAGTTTTCTTATTCTGCTATCAATACCCGTTTTTAGTCAACAGGCTACCGATCGCCGGGCTATTCTGCTGATTCTTAAGCGCCAGACCGAAGACTGGAATGCCGGACGCATTGACCGATTCATGAGCCCCTACTGGACTTCCGACTCGCTGACCTTTGTTAGCAAAGCGGGTGTTACGTACGGGTACGCGGCAACGCTGAGCAATTACAAAAAGCGCTATCCGACCCGAGATTCGATGGGAACGCTCAAGTTCGTTATCCTGCAAATGGATTTTCCTTCCCCAAACGTTGCGTATGTCATTGGGCAGTGGCAGTTGAACCGACCTAAAATCGGTGACAAAGGCGGTCATTTTACGCTGTTGTGGCGCAAAGTAAAGAAACGCTGGATCATCGTGAGCGATCATACGAGTTGA
- the fabG gene encoding 3-oxoacyl-ACP reductase FabG: protein MRLQDKVAIITGAARGIGQGAADLFCREGATVIIWDLLDEGEATAQSLRDQGYRAEFMQVSTTDVPSIEAAAREVFDRYGRIDILINNAGITRDKTLLKMSFADWQQVIDVNLTGVFNCTKVIAPYMVDQQYGRIICTSSINGVHGAFGQTNYAAAKAGIIGMVRSWAKELGPKGITANAVAPGYIRTPMTDAVPDEVKKQAVSTIPVRRIGEPKDIAYAYLYLASDEASFVNGHVLSVNGGQAL, encoded by the coding sequence ATGAGACTACAAGACAAAGTTGCGATCATCACTGGGGCGGCCCGTGGTATTGGCCAAGGCGCTGCTGATCTATTCTGCCGCGAAGGCGCTACCGTTATCATCTGGGATTTGCTCGATGAGGGAGAGGCTACCGCTCAGTCGTTGCGCGACCAGGGCTACCGCGCCGAGTTTATGCAGGTGAGTACGACCGATGTGCCGAGCATCGAAGCGGCTGCCCGTGAGGTATTTGACCGGTACGGACGAATCGATATTCTGATCAATAATGCCGGAATTACCCGCGATAAAACGCTGCTGAAGATGTCGTTTGCTGATTGGCAGCAGGTCATTGACGTGAACCTGACGGGTGTGTTCAACTGCACAAAAGTTATTGCACCCTATATGGTCGATCAGCAATATGGCCGGATCATCTGCACCTCATCGATCAACGGTGTTCACGGGGCCTTTGGGCAAACCAACTACGCAGCGGCCAAAGCCGGTATCATCGGTATGGTACGGTCGTGGGCCAAAGAACTCGGTCCGAAGGGAATTACGGCCAATGCCGTGGCACCAGGCTACATTCGAACGCCCATGACGGATGCTGTGCCCGACGAGGTGAAAAAACAGGCTGTTTCGACCATTCCCGTTCGTCGTATTGGCGAACCGAAGGATATCGCCTACGCCTATCTGTATTTGGCCTCCGATGAAGCCTCGTTCGTGAATGGGCATGTGCTGTCCGTTAACGGTGGACAGGCGTTGTAG